The Lepidochelys kempii isolate rLepKem1 chromosome 5, rLepKem1.hap2, whole genome shotgun sequence genome window below encodes:
- the LOC140912144 gene encoding perilipin-3-like, with protein sequence MSAKENEPQVEIQAEEQQTAGDRVAGLPLVSSACEMASASYAATKETHPAIKGVCEVVETGVRAITSAAITGAQPILDQLEPQLAAANEYACRGLDRLEEQLPILQQPIEKVALDAQELVCATVVGAKDAVCSPVTEAKDAVTSMVGMAQGAVQESVEVTKSAVTRSMSTVMGSRMGQMAGSVIDTALGKSEQLVDYYLPMTEEELAELATTPLEGPGEAPAEQRSYYVRLGSLSSTLRQRAYQHALGKMRQARQCTLEALSQLQQIIDLISHAKQAVDQKLHNGQDRLYQMWLQYCRGKLEGQEDPDSAKQVEAQALAMSQSLTQQLKTTCLTLLGSIQGLPSTIQDKAQQISSSTEDLQASFSSAGCFQDLSSSALARSQEMVTKAQKSLDELLEYVMQNIPLDWIVGPFTPAGDSPQCPDELVEEGKKVEA encoded by the exons ATGTCTGCTAAGGAAAATGAACCACAGGTGGAGATCCAGGCAGAGGAGCAACAG ACTGCAGGGGACAGGGTGGCTGGCCTGCCCTTGGTCAGCTCTGCCTGTGAGATGGCCTCTGCCAGCTACGCTGCCACCAAAGAGACCCACCCAGCCATCAAAGGGGTCTGTGAGGTAGTAGAGACTGGGGTGAGGGCCATCACCTCTGCTGCCATTACCGGGGCACAGCCCATCCTGGACCAGCTGGAGCCACAGC TTGCAGCAGCCAATGAATATGCCTGTCGGGGTCTGGACAGACTGGAGGAGCAGCTGCCCATCCTGCAGCAGCCGATTGAGAAG GTGGCTTTGGATGCCCAAGAACTCGTGTGTGCCACAGTGGTGGGTGCCAAGGATGCTGTCTGCAGCCCGGTCACTGAGGCCAAGGATGCAGTGACCAGCATGGTGGGCATGGCCCAAGGGGCTGTCCAGGAGAGCGTGGAGGTGACCAAATCTGCCGTGACCAGGAGCATGAGCACAGTGATGGGCTCCCGTATGGGGCAGATGGCTGGAAGTGTCATAGACACAGCATTGGGGAAATCTGAGCAGCTGGTGGACTACTACCTCCCCATGACGGAGGAGGAGCTTG CTGAGCTTGCCACAACTCCCCTTGAGGGGCCTGGAGAGGCTCCCGCAGAGCAGCGGAGTTACTACGTGCGTCTGGGTTCCCTGTCGAGCACGCTGCGCCAGCGAGCCTACCAGCACGCCCTGGGCAAGATGAGACAAGCCAGGCAGTGCACCCTGGAGgccctctcccagctccagcaaaTCATTGACTTG ATCAGCCATGCCAAGCAGGCCGTAGATCAGAAGCTTCACAATGGCCAGGACCGTCTGTACCAGATGTGGCTCCAGTACTGCAGGGGGAAGTTGGAAGGGCAGGAGGATCCTGACTCCGCAAAG CAGGTTGAAGCTCAGGCTCTAGCCATGTCCCAGAGCCTCACCCAGCAACTGAAAACCACCTGCCTTACTCTCCTGGGCAGCATCCAGGGCCTTCCCAGCACTATCCAGGACAAGGCCCAGCAGATCTCGAGCAGTACAGAAGATCTCCAGGCCTCCTTCTCCAGTGCCGGCTGTTTCCAGGATCTGTCCAGCAGTGCCCTTGCCCGGAGTCAGGAGATGGTGACCAAGGCCCAGAAGTCCTTGGATGAGCTCCTGGAATATGTGATGCAGAACATTCCCCTGGACTGGATCGTGGGACCCTTCACTCCCGCGGGAGACTCCCCACAGTGTCCTGATGagctggtggaggaaggaaagaaggtgGAGGCCTGA